The following proteins are encoded in a genomic region of Zea mays cultivar B73 chromosome 9, Zm-B73-REFERENCE-NAM-5.0, whole genome shotgun sequence:
- the LOC109942536 gene encoding nuclear transcription factor Y subunit B-4-like — protein sequence MSEVEANAGGGGKEQDRFLSVANIGRIMRRAVPENGKIARDARESIQECVSEFINSSVSSSSQRNVIFPNVKERRKTINDDDIIWSLGTLGFEEYVEPLKIYLNNYRETEGDTKGSKSSDQNGKKQMLPNGELGSPIIFTFWLQNYHQITLYLICYFTSPLSKMYGAFFMHLLFQLGQCFMS from the exons ATGTCGGAGGTGGAGGCCAACGCCGGCGGCGGGGGCAAGGAGCAGGACCGATTCCTGTCTGTCGCCAACATCGGGCGCATCATGCGCCGCGCGGTGCCGGAGAACGGAAAGATCGCTAGGGACGCCAGGGAGTCCATCCAGGAGTGTGTCTCCGAGTTc ATCAACTCCTCCGTTTCTTCCTCTTCCCAACGCAACGTTATTTTTCCCAACGTCAAGGAGAGGCGAAAGACCATCAACGACGACGACATCATCTGGTCCTTGGGTACGCTCGGCTTCGAGGAATACGTTGAGCCCCTCAAGATCTACCTCAACAATTACCGGGAG ACAGAG GGTGACACAAAGGGTTCAAAGTCTTCTGATCAGAATGGAAAGAAACAGATGTTACCCAATGGTGAACTTGGATCACCTATAATATTTACTTTCTGGTTGCAAAACTACCACCAAATAACCCTCTACCTAATCTGTTACTTCACATCTCCTCTTTCTAAAATGTACGGCGCTTTCTTTATGCATCTTCTATTTCAGTTAGGGCAGTGCTTCATGTCCTAA